One window from the genome of Cryptomeria japonica chromosome 6, Sugi_1.0, whole genome shotgun sequence encodes:
- the LOC131855996 gene encoding disease resistance protein Roq1-like codes for MGNYVSSNSCTTTDPQGQIEQGISSTSTALRRQMEVGVSSTSSSRQDKRDPQNPLHGITPQASYHTSDLVGLRVLLDSSTSTALQRQMKLGESFPSSAWEDKRVPENPFDEITPKASSSLCPVMKKGSWDVFINHRGCDTKLNLASAIYHTLDLVNIRAFLDKEELDLGDPIPEEIKEAMKTAQLHIAIFSENYAQSPWCLAELSYMRKTGTPILPVFYHVQPNDLRWVRGGKGCYAPAFSQYEKKGRYSSRTLDEWKAALETVSNLSGHVLNSSNGDEGMLLKTIVNSTLTMLKREPLEVAKHPVGMDEIVGDFERSQKKCFESEQQVKIVGIVGFGGSGKTTIATELYNRKSYSFNCSSFLHDVRDAASKNALHTKQNKLLADLRIQTKSFDNVKDGKIILEKNLTSLRMLVVLDDVDHADQVDALLPPKESLGSGSLIIVTTREGKVLKNCGITSIYKMQPLDSFHAKQLFCWHAFLQPDPLKEFEGLVEKYMDVCRGLPLSLKVIGGQLYGQSSEDYWVSQHDKIKRILPMEILQRLRVSYDALDEEEKEIFLDIACFFIGERKSSAIALWDGSGWSGLHSWEMLHNKCLVELDGEECIRMHDHLRDLGREIAKKHSPSRIWFQRQSMDIQQGMSVRGIDVNINPYLNDTPSKEYMEMIRISNVRVGLQILTVTENDLTQECGGLFRGLLWLPSPAIF; via the exons ATGGGAAACTATGTCAGTTCAAATTCTTGCACTACAACAGATCCACAGGGGCAGATTGAGCAGgggatttcttccacttccacagCCCTGCGGCGTCAGATGGAGGTGGGAGTCTCTTCCACTTCCAGTTCTCGGCAAGATAAGAGAGACCCACAAAACCCCCTCCATGGAATTACGCCGCAAGCATCTTATCACACATCTGATCTGGTTGGATTGCGGGTTCTTCTAGATTCTTCCACTTCCACAGCTCTGCAGCGTCAGATGAAGTTGGGAGAGTCTTTCCCTTCCAGTGCTTGGGAGGATAAGAGAGTGCCAGAAAACCCGTTTGATGAAATTACACCGAAAGCATCTTCATCATTGTGCCCAGTAATGAAGAAGGGGTCATGGGATGTCTTTATTAATCATCGCGGTTGTGATACCAAGCTCAATTTAGCCAGCGCTATCTATCACACCCTAGATCTGGTTAACATACGTGCTTTTCTGGATAAAGAAGAGCTCGACTTGGGAGATCCTATACCGGAAGAAATAAAGGAGGCAATGAAAACTGCCCAACTTCATATTGCTATTTTCTCCGAGAATTATGCTCAGTCTCCATGGTGTCTGGCCGAGCTATCCTATATGCGCAAAACTGGCACTCCAATTCTTCCTGTGTTCTATCATGTTCAGCCCAATGATCTCCGATGGGTGCGCGGAGGCAAAGGATGTTATGCTCCTGCGTTTTCCCAATACGAAAAGAAGGGCAGGTATTCCTCAAGAACGCTGGATGAGTGGAAAGCGGCACTAGAAACAGTCTCAAATCTCTCTGGCCACGTGCTCAACAGCAGTAATGG CGATGAAGGGATGTTGTTGAAGACCATAGTGAATTCTACTTTAACAATGCTAAAAAGAGAGCCGTTGGAGGTAGCCAAACATCCAGTTGGAATGGATGAAATCGTAGGTGACTTTGAGAGAagtcaaaaaaaatgttttgaGAGTGAGCAGCAAGTAAAGATTGTAGGGATTGTAGGGTTTGGGGGCTCTGGTAAAACTACAATCGCAACAGAGCTTTACAATAGAAAAAGTTATTCCTTCAATTGCTCCAGTTTTCTGCATGATGTGCGAGATGCCGCATCCAAAAATGCTTTGCATACCAAGCAGAACAAACTGCTGGCTGACCTCCGTATTCAAACTAAATCATTTGACAACGTGAAGGATGGCAAGATAATTCTAGAAAAAAACTTGACATCTCTTCGCATGCTCGTAGTTTTGGATGATGTAGATCACGCTGACCAAGTCGATGCTCTGTTGCCACCAAAGGAGAGTCTCGGATCAGGTAGTCTGATCATTGTTACGACACGTGAAGGGAAGGTCCTTAAAAATTGTGGCATCACCTCCATTTACAAAATGCAACCCCTGGATTCTTTTCATGCCAAGCAGCTCTTCTGCTGGCATGCCTTCTTACAACCTGACCCACTAAAAGAGTTTGAAGGTTTAGTTGAAAAATACATGGATGTTTGCCGTGGGTTGCCTTTGTCTTTGAAGGTCATTGGAGGACAGCTTTACGGCCAAAGTTCCGAGGATTATTGGGTCTCTCAGCACGATAAGATCAAGAGGATATTGCCCATGGAAATTTTGCAGAGGCTGAGAGTAAGTTACGATGCCCTCGATGAAGAGgagaaagaaatatttttggatATTGCATGTTTCTTTATTGGTGAAAGAAAAAGCTCGGCAATTGCCCTGTGGGATGGATCAGGCTGGAGCGGCCTACATAGCTGGGAAATGCTTCACAACAAGTGCCTTGTTGAGCTGGATGGGGAAGAGTGTATAAGGATGCATGATCATCTTAGGGATTTAGGAAGAGAAATTGCAAAGAAACACTCACCATCTCGAATCTGGTTTCAGAGGCAGAGCATGGACATTCAG CAAGGAATGTCGGTTCGAGGAATAGATGTCAACATAAATCCTTATCTAAATGACACGCCGTCCAAGGAGTACATGGAGATGATCAGAATATCAAATGTCAGGGTTGGATTACAAATTCTTACTGTTACAGAAAATGATTTAACCCAAGAATGTGGGGGGCTATTCAGAGGCCTTTTGTGGCTTCCTTCACCAGCTATATTTTAA
- the LOC131855997 gene encoding disease resistance protein Roq1-like: MLLKTIVNSTLTMLKREPLEVAKHPVGMDEIVGDFERSQKKCFESEQQVKIVGIVGFGGSGKTTIATELYNRKSYSFNCSSFLHDVRDAASKNALHTKQNKLLADLRIQTKSFDNVKDGKIILEKNLTSLRMLVVLDDVDHADQVDALLPPKESLGSGSLIIVTTREGKVLKNCGITSIYKMQPLDSFHAKQLFCWHAFLQPDPLKEFEGLVEKYMDVCRGLPLSLKVIGGQLYGQSSEDYWVSQHDKIKRILPMEILQRLRVSYDALDEEEKEIFLDIACFFIGERKSSAIALWDGSGWSGLHSWEMLHNKCLVELDGEECIRMHDHLRDLGREIAKKHSPSRIWFQRQSMDIQQGMSVRGIDVNINPYLNDTPSKEYMEMIRISNVRVGLQILTVTENDLTQECGGLFRGLLWLPSPAIF; encoded by the exons ATGTTGTTGAAGACCATAGTGAATTCTACTTTAACAATGCTAAAAAGAGAGCCGTTGGAGGTAGCCAAACATCCAGTTGGAATGGATGAAATCGTAGGTGACTTTGAGAGAagtcaaaaaaaatgttttgaGAGTGAGCAGCAAGTAAAGATTGTAGGGATTGTAGGGTTTGGGGGCTCTGGTAAAACTACAATCGCAACAGAGCTTTACAATAGAAAAAGTTATTCCTTCAATTGCTCCAGTTTTCTGCATGATGTGCGAGATGCCGCATCCAAAAATGCTTTGCATACCAAGCAGAACAAACTGCTGGCTGACCTCCGTATTCAAACTAAATCATTTGACAACGTGAAGGATGGCAAGATAATTCTAGAAAAAAACTTGACATCTCTTCGCATGCTCGTAGTTTTGGATGATGTAGATCACGCTGACCAAGTCGATGCTCTGTTGCCACCAAAGGAGAGTCTCGGATCAGGTAGTCTGATCATTGTTACGACACGTGAAGGGAAGGTCCTTAAAAATTGTGGCATCACCTCCATTTACAAAATGCAACCCCTGGATTCTTTTCATGCCAAGCAGCTCTTCTGCTGGCATGCCTTCTTACAACCTGACCCACTAAAAGAGTTTGAAGGTTTAGTTGAAAAATACATGGATGTTTGCCGTGGGTTGCCTTTGTCTTTGAAGGTCATTGGAGGACAGCTTTACGGCCAAAGTTCCGAGGATTATTGGGTCTCTCAGCACGATAAGATCAAGAGGATATTGCCCATGGAAATTTTGCAGAGGCTGAGAGTAAGTTACGATGCCCTCGATGAAGAGgagaaagaaatatttttggatATTGCATGTTTCTTTATTGGTGAAAGAAAAAGCTCGGCAATTGCCCTGTGGGATGGATCAGGCTGGAGCGGCCTACATAGCTGGGAAATGCTTCACAACAAGTGCCTTGTTGAGCTGGATGGGGAAGAGTGTATAAGGATGCATGATCATCTTAGGGATTTAGGAAGAGAAATTGCAAAGAAACACTCACCATCTCGAATCTGGTTTCAGAGGCAGAGCATGGACATTCAG CAAGGAATGTCGGTTCGAGGAATAGATGTCAACATAAATCCTTATCTAAATGACACGCCGTCCAAGGAGTACATGGAGATGATCAGGATATCAAATGTCAGGGTTGGATTACAAATTCTTACTGTTACAGAAAATGATTTAACCCAAGAATGTGGGGGGCTATTCAGAGGCCTTTTGTGGCTTCCTTCACCAGCTATATTTTAA
- the LOC131069243 gene encoding disease resistance protein RPV1, translating to MLLKTIVNSTLTMLKREPLEVAKHPVGMDEIVGDFERSQKKCFESEQQVKIVGIVGFGGSGKTTIATELYNRKSYSFNCSSFLHDVRDAASKNALHTKQNKLLADLRIQTKSFDNVKDGKIILEKNLTSLRMLVVLDDVDHADQVDALLPPKESLGSGSLIIVTTREGKVLKNCGITSIYKMQPLDSFHAKQLFCWHAFLQPDPLKEFEGLVEKYMDVCRGLPLSLKVIGGQLYGQSSEDYWVSQHDKIKRILPMEILQRLRVSYDALDEEEKEIFLDIACFFIGERKSSAIALWDGSGWSGLHSWEMLHNKCLVELDGEECIRMHDHLRDLGREIAKKHSPSRIWFQRQSMDIQQGMSVRGIDVNINPYLNDTPSKEYMEMIRISNVRVGLQILTVTENDLTQECGGLFRGLLWLRWYSFKHRCIPSWLSLENIRVLEFIYPEKLEALWEDKHPPLQLRELLIGGADKLQIPRSIGSLRHLKRLSIDSKQLSGLPEEFCLLHSLEHLDLSGCSRLSSLPNHFGDLVNLRYLDFQLCFCLETLPLSFKQLTQLEHLDLCSCSELTLESDILENITSLKHFAVSGCSKLEVVPRGITNQASLRSLIFLDMKSLGELPASIGQLSKLEVLEISNCPMLRRLPTSLGNLSSLATLRLEFCESLESLPIEVRQLCSLQTLSVVACGKVYEMPSLAGLVSLGNLHVSHCPEIKKIEGLAGLVSLENLHVSDCSEIKKIHLAGLISSGNLHVSDCPEIKEIHLAGLISLGNLHVSDCPAIKKIHLAGLISLRNLHVSDCPEIKEIHLAGLISLRNLHVSDCPEIKKIHLAGLISSGNLHVSDCPAIKKIHLTGLISLGNLHVRSQQTGWHRVSTDWMAPGINSLRGMERLRMVKLKANYLSAFEACIQSIEIEKWPSKMTIYGRIFSSRVMSILTSFTFPGLAVADSLEEVSSHQCSLTCENTNLVRSESRIFPSLSDSIMLLEGEWIVIRVLTDVTALIKDGGRSLQASLEDDDTLRPFGGRLMVGERGSVVECFKQLFQTLCQETLCQVTSMS from the exons ATGTTGTTGAAGACCATAGTGAATTCTACTTTAACAATGCTAAAAAGAGAGCCGTTGGAGGTAGCCAAACATCCAGTTGGAATGGATGAAATCGTAGGTGACTTTGAGAGAagtcaaaaaaaatgttttgaGAGTGAGCAGCAAGTAAAGATTGTAGGGATTGTAGGGTTTGGGGGCTCTGGTAAAACTACAATCGCAACAGAGCTTTACAATAGAAAAAGTTATTCCTTCAATTGCTCCAGTTTTCTGCATGATGTGCGAGATGCCGCATCCAAAAATGCTTTGCATACCAAGCAGAACAAACTGCTGGCTGACCTCCGTATTCAAACTAAATCATTTGACAACGTGAAGGATGGCAAGATAATTCTAGAAAAAAACTTGACATCTCTTCGCATGCTCGTAGTTTTGGATGATGTAGATCACGCTGACCAAGTCGATGCTCTGTTGCCACCAAAGGAGAGTCTCGGATCAGGTAGTCTGATCATTGTTACGACACGTGAAGGGAAGGTCCTTAAAAATTGTGGCATCACCTCCATTTACAAAATGCAACCCCTGGATTCTTTTCATGCCAAGCAGCTCTTCTGCTGGCATGCCTTCTTACAACCTGACCCACTAAAAGAGTTTGAAGGTTTAGTTGAAAAATACATGGATGTTTGCCGTGGGTTGCCTTTGTCTTTGAAGGTCATTGGAGGACAGCTTTACGGCCAAAGTTCCGAGGATTATTGGGTCTCTCAGCACGATAAGATCAAGAGGATATTGCCCATGGAAATTTTGCAGAGGCTGAGAGTAAGTTACGATGCCCTCGATGAAGAGgagaaagaaatatttttggatATTGCATGTTTCTTTATTGGTGAAAGAAAAAGCTCGGCAATTGCCCTGTGGGATGGATCAGGCTGGAGCGGCCTACATAGCTGGGAAATGCTTCACAACAAGTGCCTTGTTGAGCTGGATGGGGAAGAGTGTATAAGGATGCATGATCATCTTAGGGATTTAGGAAGAGAAATTGCAAAGAAACACTCACCATCTCGAATCTGGTTTCAGAGGCAGAGCATGGACATTCAG CAAGGAATGTCGGTTCGAGGAATAGATGTCAACATAAATCCTTATCTAAATGACACGCCGTCCAAGGAGTACATGGAGATGATCAGAATATCAAATGTCAGGGTTGGATTACAAATTCTTACTGTTACAGAAAATGATTTAACCCAAGAATGTGGGGGGCTATTCAGAGGCCTTTTGTGGCTTCGATGGTATAGTTTTAAGCATAGATGTATTCCATCGTGGCTCTCACTCGAGAACATTAGAGTTCTAGAGTTTATCTATCCTGAGAAATTGGAAGCATTATGGGAGGATAAACAT CCTCCATTACAATTGAGAGAGCTTCTAATTGGTGGTGCCGACAAACTCCAAATTCCCAGGTCAATAGGCAGTCTGAGACATTTGAAAAGACTATCCATCGACTCAAAGCAACTATCGGGCCTGCCAGAAGAGTTTTGTCTACTTCACTCGCTGGAGCATCTCGACTTAAGCGGATGCTCGAGGCTATCAAGTCtaccaaaccattttggggatttgGTAAACCTGCGGTATTTAGATTTTCAATTGTGTTTCTGTTTAGAGACGTTACCTCTGTCTTTTAAGCAGCTGACACAACTTGAACATCTCGATTTATGCTCTTGTTCCGAGCTCACCTTAGAGTCAGATATTCTGGAAAACATAACGAGCCTCAAGCATTTTGCTGTTTCAGGGTGCAGCAAGCTAGAAGTAGTGCCTCGCGGTATAACAAATCAGGCTTCTCTGAGAAGTCTCATATTTTTAGATATGAAAAGTTTAGGGGAATTACCAGCTAGCATTGGTCAACTAAGCAAATTGGAAGTGCTCGAAATTAGTAACTGTCCAATGTTGAGGAGGTTGCCAACTTCTTTGGGAAACTTGTCCAGCTTGGCCACTCTTAGACTTGAATTCTGTGAGAGTTTGGAATCTCTGCCAATAGAAGTTAGACAGCTGTGTAGCCTTCAGACTCTTTCGGTAGTTGCGTGTGGAAAGGTATATGAGATGCCGAGTTTGGCAGGATTAGTTTCCTTAGGAAATCTTCATGTCAGTCATTGCCCTGAAATAAAGAAAATAGAAGGATTGGCAGGATTAGTTTCCTTAGAAAATCTTCATGTCAGTGATTGCTCTGAAATAAAGAAAATACATTTGGCAGGATTAATTTCCTCAGGAAATCTTCATGTCAGTGATTGCCCTGAAATAAAGGAAATACATTTGGCAGGATTAATTTCTTTAGGAAATCTTCATGTCAGTGATTGCCCTGCAATAAAGAAAATACATTTGGCAGGATTAATTTCCTTACGAAATCTTCATGTCAGTGATTGCCCTGAAATAAAGGAAATACATTTGGCAGGATTAATTTCCTTACGAAATCTTCATGTCAGTGATTGCCCTGAAATAAAGAAAATACATTTGGCAGGATTAATTTCCTCAGGAAATCTTCATGTCAGTGATTGCCCTGCAATAAAGAAAATACATTTGACAGGATTAATTTCCTTAGGAAATCTTCATGTCAGGAGTCAACAGACTGGATGGCACCGGGTATCAACAGACTGGATGGCACCGGGTATCAACAGTTTGCGGGGCATGGAGAGATTGCGGATGGTGAAGCTGAAAGCAAACTACCTATCAGCTTTTGAAGCTTGCATTCAAAGTATAGAGATCGAG AAGTGGCCATCGAAAATGACAATATATGGCCGAATATTCTCTTCTCGTGTTATGTCAATTTTGACTTCGTTCACTTTTCCTGGTCTTGCCGTGGCTGACTCATTGGAGGAAGTTAGCTCTCACCAGTGCAGTTTGACCTGCGAGAATACAAATCTCGTCCGTAGCGAGTCAAGGATTTTTCCTTCGCTTAGTGATTCCATAATGTTGTTGGAGGGAGAATGGATAGTGATAAGAGTCTTGACGGACGTTACCGCTCTTATTAAGGACGGCGGCCGCTCTCTTCAAGCATCATTGGAAGATGACGACACTCTACGACCTTTTGGTGGGAGGTTAATGGTAGGAGAGAGAGGCAGCGTTGTTGAATGTTTTAAGCAACTCTTCCAAACTCTTTGCCAGGAAACTCTTTGCCAGGTTACATCTATGAGCTGA